In Silene latifolia isolate original U9 population chromosome X, ASM4854445v1, whole genome shotgun sequence, the following proteins share a genomic window:
- the LOC141623017 gene encoding putative beta-D-xylosidase 6: protein MIIHKQLFFLLIIILTFQFQSNSIQFPCTPPNQNSYLFCNKSLPTSSRSNSLLSLLTLHEKTQFLCNNFTGIPRLGLPPYQWWSESLHGIATNGPGISFNGTIKAATMFPQVLNQAATFNKTLWFHIASATSVEGRSMYNVGQSGLTFWAPNINIFRDPRWGRGQETPGEDPVVVSAFAVEFVKGFQREDDAGGLMLSACCKHLIAYDLEKWGNFSRYTFNAVVNQQDMEDSYQPPFKNCVKRGNASCLMCSYNSVNGVPACAKGDLLQKARREWGFEGYVASDCDAVATIYEYQHYVNTKEDAVADALKAGVDINCGTYMLLNVESAIGQGKIEEEDIDRALKNLFPVLFRLGLFDENPLKQMFGKLGREDVCTEEHQRLSLEGARQSIVLLKNDKNFLPLIKDNVASLAIIGPGANDSSQLGGGYSGIPCNAKTYVDGVQMYIKQTSYVGGCLNVSCESDSMFVEAISVARKSDHVILVLGLDLSQETEDKDRVSLLLPGKQMDLVSLVAAACKRPLILVLTGGGPLDVSFAKGDPRIASILWIGYPGETGGKALAQVLFGDYNPGGRLPMTWYPESFTETPMNDMNMRADPSRLYPGRTHRFYTGETVYMFGHGLSYTNYSYKLLSAPKGLNLLKFTKADASVRKLYQTEVGIAHIPIDDLSCDSLRFNVKISVTNLGHLDGSHVVMLYSKALPAIKGAPKKQLVGFSRVHTTAQGSAEASFDVDPCEHLSFANEHGKRILPLGEHTLMLGDMEHSLVIGM, encoded by the exons ATGATAATCCACAAACAACTCTTTTTCCTCCTTATCATCATACTAACATTCCAATTCCAatcaaattcaattcaattccCATGTACACCGCCCAATCAAAATTCCTACCTTTTCTGCAACAAATCCCTCCCAACTTCCTCAAGATCAAATTCCCTCCTTTCCCTCCTAACCCTCCATGAAAAAACCCAATTCCTCTGCAACAATTTCACTGGAATTCCAAGATTAGGTCTTCCGCCATATCAATGGTGGTCTGAATCCCTCCATGGAATTGCAACCAATGGTCCAGGAATCAGCTTCAATGGCACCATTAAAGCAGCAACAATGTTCCCTCAAGTACTTAACCAAGCTGCTACCTTTAACAAAACACTCTGGTTTCACATTGCTTCTGCTACAAGTGTTGAAGGGAGATCTATGTATAATGTTGGTCAATCTGGGTTGACTTTTTGGGCACCCAATATTAATATTTTTAGGGATCCTAGATGGGGTAGAGGTCAGGAGACTCCTGGTGAAGATCCTGTTGTTGTTTCGGCTTTCGCCGTCGAGTTTGTTAAGGGTTTTCAAAGGGAAGATGATGCTGGTGGTTTGATGTTATCTGCTTGTTGTAAGCATTTGATTGCTTATGATTTGGAGAAGTGGGGGAATTTCAGTAGATATACCTTCAATGCTGTG GTTAATCAACAAGACATGGAGGACTCATATCAACCCCCATTCAAGAACTGTGTTAAGCGAGGTAATGCAAGTTGCTTGATGTGCTCGTACAATAGTGTCAATGGAGTtcctgcatgtgcaaagggtgaTCTCTTGCAGAAAGCTCGACGTGAGTGGGGATTTGAGGG ATATGTGGCCTCAGATTGTGATGCAGTGGCAACTATCTATGAATATCAGCACTATGTAAATACCAAAGAGGATGCAGTTGCTGATGCTCTTAAAGCAG GAGTTGATATAAATTGTGGAACTTACATGCTTTTAAATGTTGAATCTGCAATTGGACAAGGAAAGATTGAAGAGGAAGATATAGACCGAGCTCTTAAAAACCTGTTCCCTGTTTTGTTCCGCTTGGGGCTTTTTGATGAAAATCCTCTCAAGCAGATGTTTGGAAAACTTGGAAGGGAAGATGTGTGTACAGAAGAGCACCAGAGACTGTCACTTGAAGGAGCTAGGCAAAGCATAGTGCTTCTGAAGAATGACAAAAACTTCCTACCTTTAATCAAAGATAATGTGGCTTCATTGGCTATCATTGGCCCTGGTGCAAATGATTCAAGCCAATTAGGGGGCGGATATTCAG GGATACCTTGCAATGCGAAAACTTATGTTGATGGTGTACAAATGTATATCAAGCAGACAAGTTATGTTGGTGGGTGCCTTAATGTCTCCTGTGAGTCTGATTCAATGTTCGTTGAAGCTATCTCCGTGGCTAGAAAATCGGATCATGTGATCCTAGTACTTGGGCTGGATTTGAGCCAAGAAACTGAAGATAAAGATCGAGTTAGTCTTCTTCTTCCTGGTAAACAGATGGATTTGGTATCTCTAGTGGCTGCTGCTTGCAAAAGGCCCTTAATATTAGTTCTCACTGGTGGTGGACCTTTGGATGTGTCCTTTGCCAAAGGAGACCCGAGAATTGCAAGCATTCTTTGGATTGGGTATCCTGGTGAGACTGGTGGTAAAGCTCTTGCTCAAGTACTGTTTGGAGATTATAATCCAG GTGGGAGATTGCCAATGACATGGTATCCAGAATCATTCACAGAAACACCCATGAATGATATGAACATGCGGGCTGATCCTTCTCGCCTTTATCCTGGAAGGACTCATCGGTTTTATACTGGTGAGACCGTATATATGTTCGGACATGGCTTGAGCTATACCAACTACTCATACAAACTCTTGTCAGCTCCCAAAGGATTAAATCTTCTAAAGTTTACCAAGGCAGATGCAAGTGTGAGAAAACTCTATCAAACAGAAGTTGGGATTGCTCATATTCCTATAGATGACTTGTCTTGTGATAGTTTGAGATTCAATGTGAAAATATCTGTAACGAATCTCGGGCATCTAGACGGAAGCCATGTCGTAATGCTATACTCGAAAGCATTACCGGCAATAAAAGGTGCACCAAAAAAACAGCTTGTTGGGTTTAGCCGAGTCCATACTACAGCTCAGGGATCAGCCGAAGCAAGCTTTGATGTTGATCCTTGTGAACATCTTAGCTTCGCGAATGAGCATGGAAAGAGGATATTGCCTCTAGGGGAGCATACCCTAATGCTTGGAGATATGGAGCATTCTTTAGTTATTGGTATGTGA